ATTATGATGAAAGAGAAAACATTTTCAGTTTCACATTTTGGCAAAAAGCCAAAGCCAAAGTCACCATCCCTTGTCGAACAAAAGTTGAAAGATAAGAAGCTTGTTGAAATTATTGCTCCCACGGCACTAATGGAACCGATAAGTAAAgctggtaaaaaaaattcacattcaCAACCACCCGATTTTGTTGCTATTGATAATATGATgatggcaatggcaatggcaacaacaacaatgaaaccaacaacaacaacaacaacagatgGCGTTAGTAGTACATCGACGGAAATTCCAATAATTGGAAAGgggaaaaagaaagaaattgagtctGAAACAGCGACGACTTATTTTTTGGTAGTTACACAAGATGGACAGGCTGCTTCGAAAGAAATTGCTGGAGAAACTGCTAGGCCACCAGTTTATCCTGAAATGGAACCACTGAATTCAGGAGAAATTGAAAGCACATTGAGAGAAATCTATGCTGAAGTTATTAATGCTATGGAAGGAGGTTCTAGAGGGAAGACTACCTCGACAGAAGTACCAGTTAGTTCTTCAACGGCATCTAGAATTTCCGAAACTGGCAATATTGATCCATCAAATCATAACAAATTACATCCATTTGATAGTGACCATGAACAATTCTTAGAGAATGATCATCAAACAGACGATGTTAAAGATTCCGAAAAGTCGTCGAAAGAGAACCAGATGGTAAAGTTTATGTTTCCATCAACTGAATCAAGTTTCAACATGGAAGGAACACCATTAACATTGAACATTTTCCATCCAAGTTCTCTGAAACAGTCTACTTCAGCAACAATAGCACCACCAATTGATGAAACACCAATACCAGTTGAACAATTCACTTCGTCAGCAACTAATATTGATCAAACAACTACTAAAGACCCTGTAACATTTACTTTGACTCGTAATAGTTCAACAGATTTGAAGAAGATTCAAGAAAACTTGCAAGTTATTGATCAAATGATACTTCGAAGAAGTGGAAAAATCAGTACTACAACAACTGATAGTTCGAAAATTGATACCAGTACTTCTGTACCACCATTATCATCTACAAGCACTATTGAACCTGAAAGTAAAGTTAATACCCCATCTGAAAGACCATCGTTAATGGTTACAAAGATTCCAATAGTTGATACTACTCCTGTGAAAGAATTGAGTATCAGCGAGAAAATTTTGACTGAAAAGAAAAGTGCTGACACTATTCCCACCACTTTTTCTCCACTTAAAGAAGTCAAACAACCTTCTTCGATAATTTTATCAGATGATTTAATAGTTTCTGACCCAAGTTTAGTGAAAGATTTAGGCTCTTCAACTACTCAGAGCTCTATTTCATcaacaaaaattcttcaaacaCAGAAATCTCTGTTGCCAACTCTCCCTGAAGTAACTACTAATAAAAATCATGATGAAGACTACTCAACAACTACGACAGAAGGTACTGTGACACATCTTATAGTTGAAAACACTGTAACTGATCAGAAAATTCACTTGGTCACTGATATTTCAGAACCTGCTTCCTCAAAAAATGATCTTTCTCGTGTGATTCACACTGAACCAATACCTTCTTCGACTGTTAAAACAACAAATCTAGCATCTAATTCTTTGACAACCACTGATATTAGTGCTGACTCACATGTTACCGGAAGAACcgatatttcttcaaaatatggAAATTCTGAATCACATACCGAAATCTTCACTGATACAACTACTCCTAGAAATTTGGTAGTTCTTACGACAAATGTTCACCTGCTTTCTTCTTCAACTACTGACTTTCCTCCAACTGTTCAACATGATTCCTCTACCAGCTCACCTTCACCAACAATAACTAATCCATCTTCTTCAGCAAATCCAACCAAAATTCCAGTACCCACACAAAATAATGAACCTGCTGAGTCAAAAATCTCCGATATCCAAATCGAAGTCTATGATTCAACCCTTGAACCAATAGTTGCTGCTACCAATTTCAAACACAGCACTGATATCTCCAATCCATCTTCCCATACAACATCAAAACATTCTTCAAACAAAGAACACACTCAAGAAAGATTCACCCAATATGTTGTTGATAAATCATCAGACTTTGCTACACAAGAGTCTTCTTCGATTGCAAGAACTCCGGGAAAACCTGAACCAGCAGCAATTGAAATTCACATAAATGTTTCCGAAGGTTTTGGTAATGAAAGTGAAGACCTAGAGTTTCTTTATCGGCAGTCAGATTTTCGGaaatttccctcaaaaaaaCCACCAAATTCTCTAAAACCATTTGATGCAGCTCCCCAGAACGAGACTAGTAACGAAGCTGCTGAAGAAATTGTCGTCGAAATAATCGATGGAAATTCAAACAGTACTGAGAATTCAGCTAGCCGGGAGAATCTCAATGTAAATCCGGTCTTTACTTTCCGTTCGGATGATGACTCCCAAGTGGAACTCAAAAATGTCAAATACTACCCCGAGGACAGACCAAAAGATGTCCCAAAATCATCTACTGATGATTTCTTTGTCCCGCATGTCGGTCAACATCCATCTAGTCCCAATAAACCCCTGATGGACAGAGACTCCGATACGATATTCTATATTTCCAATACCGAAGTAAAAGTGGGCGAATCACTACCCACTGCCAATACCTATGACACGCAAATGAAGAAATCTCGCCTAGAGAGTCAATTCTTTCCGGCCAATTACGAGGAGCACAAGAAGACAGCAGTAGCAGCAGCACCGCAAAGATATGAAGAGGACATCATTTTGTCACCGCCAAAGAATGGCCCATTAAAGGTAATTCGAAGACCCTTGGACATTAGTTATGTCGGAGAGTCTATTATGGAAGTTGAACAAGTCACATTGACTACAACACAAATACCCCAACAGCAGCCATCAGTTGGGCCCGGGACCGGTTCCACACCGGATGTTATCATTGAACCAGCAGTCCTGCCAGAAATGGCTATAGGAGTGCCAGTAATTGGTGAGTTGCCACCACAAATCGAGCTGAAGGAAATCGATTATATGCCAAATTTCGATGGCAACAAGGAAGAATCATCGATTCAATATGGTGGAGATCTTATTGATGAGGGTGGTGCCATGGGAGTGGGATTTGATATGGATTCGTATCCACTCGGGAACTTGGGTATGGGTAATAGGAATGGTGATGGTGTTGCTATTTCATCTCAAATGCTCTTCAATCATCGAGTGAATCATTTGAAGAAGGATGTTCTCTCAGCGGATATTGGTGGTGGTTCTTCGGAAACTACAGCCGATGGTAATGACTTACTTCTTCGGCAGGGTAATGATTCAGCTGTAAATGGGACGGGCGAGAAGATGGGAAATGCTACAGCGTATTCGGTGATGGAAGATCGGACTCCTTTTAGTGATGTAATGTGTAAGTATTGATAGTTTCAAAACTTGAGGGCA
This DNA window, taken from Episyrphus balteatus chromosome 2, idEpiBalt1.1, whole genome shotgun sequence, encodes the following:
- the LOC129909718 gene encoding mucin-2 produces the protein MKSKVLLHTRCTIMKTTSWLLVIICSILVHNTDLTNSAPTEINSPPGNNNNNNDHFTGIYPTATIAPQTSMTMTTGTTRTTTTMPMTSAKSWSSQKPSRSKHITKSNLYKKPSKDRGGWAKVPFLSPTLVPTGYDVEKDISRHKEAEAPLTTTTSTFSTTIDTVVDNVNGPKDYTNKNSTNTSTLRHFDDVDTLSLTHSTSLLKDTDVLSTNANGDEKDSGKDIDFISDSRTTKADETYATTEGYHAKVPAAVEAASSTTTMPTSRVENPVSNMEATISIEPVREEVMAKSIVSSTTVTYTPTSTLESKSMPVNALVSFSSPSTTIVSQPPPLPSLPPKIPSDVGHDGVKVTKKKQLFDKHFIAASKSTSPLGSLHSSSMRKDNPWTSLSKNKPTKSNFAGNGNGNGGGKKLMEVPNGYLGPIMMKEKTFSVSHFGKKPKPKSPSLVEQKLKDKKLVEIIAPTALMEPISKAGKKNSHSQPPDFVAIDNMMMAMAMATTTMKPTTTTTTDGVSSTSTEIPIIGKGKKKEIESETATTYFLVVTQDGQAASKEIAGETARPPVYPEMEPLNSGEIESTLREIYAEVINAMEGGSRGKTTSTEVPVSSSTASRISETGNIDPSNHNKLHPFDSDHEQFLENDHQTDDVKDSEKSSKENQMVKFMFPSTESSFNMEGTPLTLNIFHPSSLKQSTSATIAPPIDETPIPVEQFTSSATNIDQTTTKDPVTFTLTRNSSTDLKKIQENLQVIDQMILRRSGKISTTTTDSSKIDTSTSVPPLSSTSTIEPESKVNTPSERPSLMVTKIPIVDTTPVKELSISEKILTEKKSADTIPTTFSPLKEVKQPSSIILSDDLIVSDPSLVKDLGSSTTQSSISSTKILQTQKSLLPTLPEVTTNKNHDEDYSTTTTEGTVTHLIVENTVTDQKIHLVTDISEPASSKNDLSRVIHTEPIPSSTVKTTNLASNSLTTTDISADSHVTGRTDISSKYGNSESHTEIFTDTTTPRNLVVLTTNVHLLSSSTTDFPPTVQHDSSTSSPSPTITNPSSSANPTKIPVPTQNNEPAESKISDIQIEVYDSTLEPIVAATNFKHSTDISNPSSHTTSKHSSNKEHTQERFTQYVVDKSSDFATQESSSIARTPGKPEPAAIEIHINVSEGFGNESEDLEFLYRQSDFRKFPSKKPPNSLKPFDAAPQNETSNEAAEEIVVEIIDGNSNSTENSASRENLNVNPVFTFRSDDDSQVELKNVKYYPEDRPKDVPKSSTDDFFVPHVGQHPSSPNKPLMDRDSDTIFYISNTEVKVGESLPTANTYDTQMKKSRLESQFFPANYEEHKKTAVAAAPQRYEEDIILSPPKNGPLKVIRRPLDISYVGESIMEVEQVTLTTTQIPQQQPSVGPGTGSTPDVIIEPAVLPEMAIGVPVIGELPPQIELKEIDYMPNFDGNKEESSIQYGGDLIDEGGAMGVGFDMDSYPLGNLGMGNRNGDGVAISSQMLFNHRVNHLKKDVLSADIGGGSSETTADGNDLLLRQGNDSAVNGTGEKMGNATAYSVMEDRTPFSDVMYFLTLRTLVFMGLYTMIPLILAIFLIFIWRDYNRKYKRNPFNAMGRNSSTDPLDAEKGNGGDGDGDGLETPEELRASSLAFGGATTQTPSLEICTDSNEATNGNASDGDGRNCNGSNSNSRSASDTMDLGEIKAYNSGDFQEENSTLTVHCCNIESSRQQQQQMVSSNIPPQSTTTTNAACSTGATTSTNTIANVVVVSAAANGSSPGTMHSNYSGANGSITTMTLKNNHLIVETEERNDISRDTRVTKMHYNNSEKDGVFVVEVSRGADSKIMPGSPVEPEKRPFNIDADVKIVQSDTEALLSNHEKVQVHPPPPSATAENLINHDDIDTNHLHQIDEVDEFEECQRFAKNSNTGLSQSDLSSSSSVDSNKRYSYGNQELYTIEQQDYTTPSPIATKAPHPHAESKHPQPENHNDDNGHPENGHCHEKSPPPAPKCNSSSIQTAPSASSSDKVHDMNGHGQGTGTTTGTVVESKPKITAALLKQDTVVVNEVTNGSIHDNGNENEDEKEDEKEVDDEKANDEKATPQIPTTTIVIEKSSEPTAAEIKTFPADDYNSSANTENGFDSIISLPDPPSTEEIKQMNDIILMETNQLDSLPPPPPPAATTTIDTDNHHQQHQHHNGNGNVPFSGIDQNGDSHSIVSSESPIQTPTKVMKPLVPPTITVADTSALTTNSDIPVHTNGNCMTGHATTAIAVEVSGSS